From a region of the Alnus glutinosa chromosome 1, dhAlnGlut1.1, whole genome shotgun sequence genome:
- the LOC133866787 gene encoding late embryogenesis abundant protein 1-like — protein MSNTPQVQGKGEELMQSTKDTANAAQNRTADATQSAKNMTCDATQSANESAQQGKEQSAGFIQQKGEQVRNLAQGAVGNVKNTLGMGDKK, from the exons ATGTCGAACACGCCTCAAGTCCAG GGCAAGGGTGAGGAGTTGATGCAATCCACAAAGGATACAGCCAATGCAGCCCAAAACAGGACAGCTGATGCAACTCAATCAGCTAAAAACATGACATGTGATGCTACTCAATCAGCTAACGAGTCTGCCCAACAAGGGAAGGAACAAAGTGCCGGTTTCATCCAGCAG AAAGGAGAACAGGTGAGGAACTTGGCTCAGGGCGCTGTGGGCAATGTGAAGAACACACTTGGAATGGGTgacaagaaatga